In Moorena sp. SIOASIH, the following proteins share a genomic window:
- the menB gene encoding 1,4-dihydroxy-2-naphthoyl-CoA synthase produces MQIDWQTAKTYEDILYHKTDGIAKITINRPHKRNAFRPKTVFELYDAFCDAREDHSIGVVLLTGAGPHTDGKYAFCAGGDQSVRGKAGYIGEDGVPRLNVLDLQRLIRSIPKVVIALVAGYAIGGGHVLHVICDLTIAADNAIFGQTGPKVGSFDGGFGASYLARIVGQKKAREIWFLCRQYTASQALEMGLVNCVVPVEQLEAEGLQWAKEILAKSPIAIRCLKAAFNADCDGQAGVQELAGNATLLYYMTEEGAEGKQAFLEKRPPDFRQYPWLP; encoded by the coding sequence ATGCAAATTGACTGGCAAACTGCCAAAACTTACGAAGACATTCTATACCATAAAACCGACGGTATTGCCAAAATTACCATCAATCGTCCCCACAAACGCAACGCCTTTCGTCCCAAAACCGTCTTTGAACTTTATGATGCTTTCTGTGATGCCCGCGAAGATCACAGTATTGGTGTTGTCCTATTAACTGGTGCTGGTCCCCACACTGATGGCAAATATGCCTTTTGTGCTGGTGGTGACCAAAGTGTACGAGGCAAGGCTGGATATATTGGAGAAGATGGCGTTCCTCGCTTAAACGTATTAGATTTGCAACGCCTGATTCGTTCCATACCCAAAGTAGTGATTGCCCTAGTTGCTGGATATGCTATTGGTGGTGGTCATGTCCTACATGTGATTTGTGACTTAACTATTGCTGCTGATAATGCTATCTTTGGTCAAACTGGCCCGAAAGTCGGTAGTTTTGATGGTGGGTTTGGCGCTAGCTATCTTGCCCGAATTGTTGGTCAAAAAAAAGCCCGAGAAATTTGGTTTCTCTGTCGTCAATACACCGCATCTCAAGCCCTAGAGATGGGTTTAGTTAACTGTGTAGTTCCAGTGGAGCAGTTAGAAGCAGAAGGGCTACAGTGGGCAAAGGAAATTCTCGCAAAGAGTCCTATTGCCATTCGTTGCTTGAAAGCTGCCTTTAACGCCGATTGCGATGGTCAAGCTGGTGTACAAGAACTAGCTGGTAATGCTACCTTACTCTATTACATGACAGAAGAAGGAGCTGAAGGTAAACAAGCTTTCCTAGAAAAGCGTCCACCAGATTTTCGTCAATATCCTTGGTTGCCGTAG
- a CDS encoding glycosyltransferase: MFLSIVIPTYNRLPILKKCLIALEHQQLRQDSQIWDYEVVLVDDGSTDGTLDWLAAHGDQFPHVRSFAQNHAGPAAARNLGVKQAKGEIIIFIDSDLVVTEHFLQSHADALVQAQQRLGCDRLFTYGWVINTCNFEDPTSEPYKITDFSAAYFATGNVAIARKWLLEAGLFDTRFQLYGWEDLELGVRLKQLGLKLIKCPQAVGYHWHPPFSLDQIPRMIDREIQRGRMGVLFYRKHPTWEVRMMIQMTWLHRLLWGILSLGGRLNERTMAPFLQWLIDRGKSQLALEIARIFLNWYNVQGVYAANREIQG, from the coding sequence TTGTTTTTAAGCATTGTCATTCCCACTTACAATCGCTTACCGATTCTAAAAAAGTGCCTAATCGCGTTAGAACATCAGCAACTTAGACAAGATAGCCAGATCTGGGATTATGAAGTTGTTTTAGTAGATGATGGCTCAACGGATGGCACTTTAGATTGGTTGGCAGCACACGGGGATCAGTTTCCCCATGTACGCTCATTTGCTCAAAACCATGCTGGACCGGCTGCAGCTCGGAATTTAGGGGTGAAGCAGGCTAAGGGTGAAATAATTATCTTTATTGATAGTGATTTAGTAGTTACTGAGCATTTCCTCCAGTCTCATGCTGATGCTTTGGTACAGGCACAACAGCGTCTGGGATGCGATCGCTTATTCACCTACGGTTGGGTGATCAATACCTGTAATTTCGAGGACCCTACCAGCGAACCCTATAAAATTACTGATTTCTCTGCTGCCTATTTTGCTACGGGAAATGTTGCGATCGCACGAAAATGGCTCTTAGAAGCTGGACTCTTTGATACCCGCTTCCAACTCTACGGCTGGGAAGACTTGGAACTAGGTGTCCGACTCAAACAGCTGGGCTTAAAACTGATTAAATGTCCCCAAGCTGTAGGTTATCATTGGCATCCTCCCTTTAGCCTCGACCAAATTCCCCGGATGATTGACCGGGAAATTCAACGGGGGCGTATGGGTGTGTTGTTCTACCGGAAGCACCCTACCTGGGAAGTAAGGATGATGATTCAGATGACCTGGCTACACCGACTACTCTGGGGAATTCTGTCTTTAGGTGGACGACTCAACGAACGCACCATGGCTCCCTTTTTACAATGGCTAATTGACCGAGGTAAATCCCAGCTAGCTTTAGAAATTGCCCGAATTTTCCTTAACTGGTATAACGTTCAAGGTGTTTATGCGGCTAATCGGGAGATTCAAGGTTGA
- a CDS encoding DUF423 domain-containing protein: protein MTRIFLAIASILGGLSVVAGAFASHALKEKLTERGLEIFQTGARYQMYHALALMLVALLLSRAEVAQTSLTVAGSAFIAGIAIFSGSLYALSLSGIKWLGAIAPLGGAALILGWGCLAIAAFSFE, encoded by the coding sequence ATGACTCGGATTTTTTTAGCGATCGCATCGATCCTAGGAGGATTATCAGTAGTAGCTGGAGCCTTTGCTAGCCACGCTTTGAAAGAAAAACTTACCGAACGAGGATTGGAAATTTTTCAGACTGGTGCCCGCTATCAGATGTACCATGCCCTAGCGCTAATGTTGGTAGCCTTGTTGTTGAGCCGCGCAGAAGTAGCACAAACCTCCCTTACCGTAGCTGGCTCAGCTTTTATCGCTGGAATTGCCATTTTTTCAGGCAGTTTGTACGCCCTGAGTTTAAGCGGGATCAAGTGGCTAGGAGCGATCGCACCATTAGGTGGTGCGGCCTTGATCCTAGGATGGGGTTGTTTAGCGATCGCAGCTTTCTCTTTCGAGTAA
- the bchM gene encoding magnesium protoporphyrin IX methyltransferase, which produces MNTVNDKAIVKDYFNATGFDRWRRIYGDGEVNRVQQDIRIGHQQTVDKVITWLEADGNLSGLSICDAGCGVGSLSIPLAKASAIVFASDISHKMVEEAQVRAKESLGNTDNLSFMVKDLEGLGGSYHTVICLDVLIHYPQDKAAEMITHLASLAESRLIISFAPKTLLLTALKKIGEFFPGPSKTTRAYQHREADIVTILENNGFSIQRQEMTSTSFYYSRLLEAIRK; this is translated from the coding sequence ATGAATACAGTTAATGATAAGGCCATTGTTAAGGATTATTTCAATGCCACTGGGTTTGACCGCTGGCGGCGGATTTATGGTGATGGCGAGGTTAACCGGGTACAGCAAGATATCCGGATTGGTCATCAGCAGACTGTGGATAAAGTAATTACTTGGTTGGAGGCTGATGGGAATTTGTCAGGTTTGTCGATTTGTGATGCTGGCTGTGGTGTTGGGAGTCTGAGTATTCCTCTGGCTAAAGCTAGCGCTATAGTTTTTGCTAGTGATATTTCTCACAAAATGGTAGAAGAAGCCCAGGTAAGGGCTAAGGAGAGTTTAGGAAATACTGACAATCTCTCGTTTATGGTCAAGGATTTGGAAGGGTTAGGTGGTAGCTACCACACCGTAATTTGTCTAGATGTGTTGATTCATTATCCCCAGGATAAAGCGGCTGAAATGATAACTCACTTAGCCTCTTTGGCCGAGTCTCGTTTAATTATTAGCTTTGCACCAAAAACGTTGCTTCTAACTGCACTTAAAAAGATTGGTGAGTTTTTTCCAGGACCAAGTAAAACCACTCGTGCCTATCAGCATCGAGAAGCAGATATTGTTACTATTTTAGAAAATAATGGGTTTTCAATTCAGCGACAAGAAATGACTAGCACTAGCTTTTACTATTCTCGCTTATTGGAGGCTATTCGTAAGTAA
- a CDS encoding folylpolyglutamate synthase/dihydrofolate synthase family protein, protein MDIDDLLQSFKYFGVQLGLERIQQLLSRLGNPHQDFPIIHVAGTNGKGSVCAYLSSILTQAGYRVGRYTSPHLVDWTERICLNQEPISTHTLGTILEQVIAAIPTNCSDPPTLFEVITAAAWLYFAQQQVDVAVIEVGLGGRLDATNVCDRVLVSIITSLSWEHWQRLGPTLADIAKEKAGILKPGCPAVIGTLPPEARAVVESRVNQLGCPVVWVDSAVDLPEGKTPSTGKHLRWVEYGGVSYSLPLLGEVQLVNSAIAIATVQVLQQQGWEIPEDAIALGMAKTTWLGRLQWTSWENHHLLIDGAHNQASAQVLRQYVDTLGKSVNWVMGILSTKDHAGIFNTLLRPGDRLSLVPVPDHSSAELDYLATLAQQICPTLADCATYPELVTGLRATFNKAEPDERITVLCGSLYLVGHFLRTQAFVGGNG, encoded by the coding sequence ATGGATATTGACGACCTTCTCCAATCCTTTAAATACTTTGGTGTTCAGCTTGGCTTAGAACGCATACAGCAACTTCTATCGCGCTTAGGTAATCCCCACCAGGATTTTCCAATCATTCACGTGGCTGGAACTAATGGTAAAGGCTCAGTTTGTGCCTACCTGTCTTCTATACTCACCCAAGCTGGCTACCGAGTCGGACGTTATACTTCTCCTCACTTGGTGGATTGGACAGAACGGATTTGCCTTAACCAAGAACCGATCTCCACCCATACCCTAGGCACAATTTTGGAGCAAGTTATCGCAGCAATTCCAACAAACTGTTCCGATCCACCAACCTTATTTGAAGTGATTACTGCTGCTGCTTGGTTGTATTTTGCTCAGCAGCAGGTGGATGTGGCTGTAATAGAAGTGGGATTGGGAGGACGGCTGGATGCAACCAATGTATGCGATCGCGTTTTGGTTAGTATTATCACATCCCTGAGTTGGGAACATTGGCAGCGCCTCGGACCGACCTTAGCTGATATTGCCAAGGAAAAGGCTGGAATCCTAAAGCCTGGCTGTCCTGCGGTAATTGGTACGCTCCCGCCTGAGGCTAGGGCAGTGGTTGAATCAAGGGTGAATCAGTTGGGGTGTCCAGTGGTGTGGGTAGACTCGGCAGTGGATTTGCCAGAGGGTAAGACCCCAAGCACCGGAAAGCATCTCAGATGGGTGGAGTATGGGGGAGTCAGCTATAGTTTGCCGTTGTTGGGGGAAGTTCAGTTGGTTAATTCCGCGATTGCGATCGCAACGGTACAAGTTCTGCAACAGCAAGGTTGGGAGATTCCAGAAGATGCGATCGCATTGGGGATGGCGAAAACCACTTGGCTGGGACGTTTGCAGTGGACTAGCTGGGAGAATCACCATTTACTGATTGATGGAGCCCATAATCAAGCCTCTGCTCAGGTTTTGAGACAATATGTTGATACCCTAGGTAAATCGGTCAACTGGGTAATGGGTATACTCTCGACTAAAGACCATGCTGGTATTTTTAATACCTTGCTCAGACCAGGGGATCGATTATCTCTAGTGCCAGTACCTGACCATAGTTCAGCTGAGCTAGACTACTTGGCTACTCTCGCGCAACAAATTTGTCCAACCTTAGCCGATTGTGCTACTTATCCAGAGTTAGTGACAGGACTCCGTGCTACCTTTAACAAAGCCGAACCTGACGAGAGGATTACTGTCCTTTGTGGCTCTCTGTACCTAGTTGGTCACTTTTTGCGAACACAAGCTTTTGTTGGTGGTAATGGGTAA
- the pilM gene encoding type IV pilus assembly protein PilM, protein MVNRFKNLFSRRKQGVGIELAPERIHIAQLQRQGQSLKATTLYAHEVPEGIWEGGQIVDSPGLAELIREALQESQVKVERVATALPMREAVIRIIPIPAELDDNELRDMVLNHEAGLYLPYPREEVDLDYQKLGFFVDEDGIEKVQVLLVATRKEITDSYLDTFEQVGLQVDVLEINSFALIRTIREQLRQFPSQEAAVLVDIEFDSTEIAIIVDGVPQFSRTVPIGTYQLQSALSRAMNLPASRNTELLQGMTIPSTPVDGMRTGSTGVNPGMVALIQVLGEIADELRRSIDFYLNQMENLEVAQLLLAGPGGGIGQLDEFFTQRLSLPTIQVDPVAALSLEVEKDIPMVQRPSLGTVLGLGLREV, encoded by the coding sequence ATGGTTAACCGTTTTAAAAATTTATTTTCCCGGCGCAAGCAAGGTGTTGGTATAGAATTAGCCCCAGAACGAATTCATATTGCTCAATTGCAGCGGCAAGGTCAGAGCCTCAAAGCTACCACCCTATATGCTCATGAGGTTCCAGAAGGGATCTGGGAAGGAGGACAAATTGTTGATTCCCCTGGTTTAGCGGAACTGATTCGAGAAGCCCTACAGGAGAGTCAAGTCAAAGTGGAGCGGGTTGCTACTGCTTTACCAATGCGGGAAGCAGTAATCCGGATTATTCCGATTCCTGCTGAGCTAGATGATAACGAGCTCCGGGATATGGTACTCAACCATGAAGCTGGCTTATATTTGCCCTATCCCCGGGAAGAAGTGGATTTGGATTATCAGAAGCTTGGCTTCTTTGTGGATGAAGATGGAATCGAAAAGGTACAAGTCCTGCTGGTGGCTACTCGTAAGGAAATCACCGATAGCTATCTCGATACCTTTGAGCAGGTAGGGTTACAAGTAGATGTACTCGAAATTAATAGCTTTGCCCTGATTCGTACCATCCGAGAACAACTGCGTCAATTTCCTTCTCAAGAGGCAGCGGTTCTGGTAGATATTGAATTTGATAGTACTGAAATTGCCATAATTGTAGATGGTGTACCGCAGTTTTCCCGTACTGTTCCCATTGGTACCTACCAACTTCAGAGTGCTTTATCACGGGCGATGAATTTACCAGCCTCTAGAAATACCGAACTCCTCCAGGGGATGACTATTCCCAGTACCCCAGTTGATGGCATGCGCACCGGCTCGACCGGGGTAAATCCAGGGATGGTGGCTCTGATCCAAGTCTTGGGAGAAATTGCCGATGAACTAAGGCGCTCTATCGATTTTTACCTCAATCAGATGGAAAATCTAGAAGTAGCTCAACTCTTACTAGCTGGTCCTGGGGGTGGTATCGGACAACTTGATGAATTTTTCACCCAACGGTTAAGCTTGCCCACGATTCAGGTGGATCCCGTGGCGGCTCTTTCCCTAGAAGTGGAGAAAGATATTCCGATGGTACAACGACCGAGCTTAGGAACTGTGCTTGGATTAGGATTACGAGAGGTATAG
- a CDS encoding PilN domain-containing protein, giving the protein MYSLDINFLKDRNPEEIKSVQDGAARQGIALGEMTPLLIGAAVGLILPGLVGGFWVVLQHQNARLKEEIADVDKKLAALGAQKQRISQLNKELKLVNDETNALASVFNQIKPWSAMLQDIRERTPPGVQIKDIEQQQVTDKNTSKDESSANSRPKIELDISGTARTFDDVNYFLLTLQNSSFFDKNDTQLIKAQLVNNPTKLEIPESQKELVTQVKYTLPKVVEYTIKTQLSDIPASEILKELDRKGAVGLVTRIRNLQSQGVIQQ; this is encoded by the coding sequence ATGTATAGTCTTGATATTAATTTTTTAAAAGACCGAAATCCTGAGGAGATCAAGTCTGTTCAGGATGGAGCCGCTAGACAAGGGATTGCCCTAGGGGAAATGACCCCTCTACTGATTGGAGCTGCAGTGGGTCTAATCCTACCTGGATTGGTGGGAGGCTTTTGGGTAGTTCTCCAACATCAAAACGCTCGGTTGAAGGAAGAAATTGCTGATGTTGACAAGAAACTGGCAGCCTTGGGAGCGCAAAAGCAACGAATTAGTCAGCTAAACAAGGAACTCAAGCTGGTCAACGACGAAACTAATGCTCTTGCCAGTGTCTTTAATCAAATTAAGCCTTGGTCAGCAATGTTACAGGACATTCGTGAGCGCACTCCCCCCGGAGTCCAAATTAAAGACATCGAGCAACAGCAAGTCACTGACAAAAATACTTCTAAGGATGAGTCTAGCGCTAACTCACGACCTAAAATCGAGCTGGATATTTCTGGTACAGCTCGAACCTTTGATGATGTGAATTACTTTTTGTTGACGCTACAGAATTCTTCCTTTTTCGACAAAAATGACACTCAACTCATCAAAGCTCAGTTAGTCAATAATCCCACAAAATTGGAAATTCCTGAGAGTCAAAAAGAATTAGTAACTCAGGTAAAATATACCCTGCCCAAAGTGGTAGAATATACTATTAAAACTCAACTGAGTGATATCCCAGCTTCTGAGATCTTAAAAGAGTTAGACCGTAAAGGAGCAGTAGGATTAGTGACTCGGATTAGAAACCTTCAATCCCAAGGAGTGATTCAACAATGA
- a CDS encoding GspMb/PilO family protein: protein MTYATDDEFMSVEGQEEEPEYPTAFGITFTPQVSGITFAILGLAAAVYLAMNLMLPAWQEYQTLRNDLSGKQDDLQNPEVLQKKIKQKEEELKQAKQQNRRVLSLFSTEKSLDTLLLDLNTFVKDTRGTLLKYEPDSEGINIVNDGSLGTLVDGKLKRRTVNVEIEGSFQQVQSIMRSFERLQAMLLIKDLEAQISEPQTLVLQQGRLVPGPQPKLKTSLTLEALMPARDLDKEEEEKAEEKDGNKKSGKKK from the coding sequence ATGACCTATGCTACTGATGACGAGTTTATGAGTGTTGAAGGTCAGGAGGAAGAGCCTGAGTATCCTACTGCCTTCGGCATTACCTTTACTCCCCAAGTTTCTGGGATTACTTTTGCTATTCTTGGTCTGGCCGCTGCTGTCTATCTAGCCATGAACCTGATGTTACCGGCTTGGCAGGAGTATCAGACTTTACGAAATGATTTATCAGGCAAGCAAGATGACCTCCAAAATCCCGAAGTACTCCAGAAAAAAATAAAACAGAAAGAGGAGGAACTCAAGCAAGCAAAGCAGCAAAACCGCCGGGTTTTGAGTTTGTTTTCCACTGAAAAAAGTCTAGATACTTTATTGCTTGATCTCAATACCTTTGTAAAGGATACTAGAGGAACTTTGCTTAAATATGAGCCAGATTCCGAGGGAATCAATATAGTGAATGATGGGTCTTTAGGAACCCTAGTTGATGGAAAATTAAAACGGAGAACCGTCAATGTAGAAATTGAGGGTAGCTTCCAACAAGTGCAGTCAATTATGCGCAGCTTTGAGCGGCTACAAGCGATGTTGTTGATCAAAGACCTAGAAGCTCAAATCAGTGAACCGCAAACACTAGTGCTACAGCAAGGTAGATTAGTTCCTGGGCCTCAACCTAAGTTAAAAACAAGCTTAACCCTGGAAGCTCTCATGCCTGCTAGAGATTTAGATAAGGAGGAAGAAGAAAAAGCTGAGGAAAAGGATGGTAATAAAAAATCAGGTAAGAAGAAATAA
- a CDS encoding AMIN domain-containing protein: protein MRQIQVCGGVFAATAMALWATQPVVAASQVSAIRFNQQGSELELKLETKGGNEPPQIFAVNQGNVLVADLVNTQLSLPQGTNFRETNPLPNISAVAVKELDDNRVRVTIRGTDKLPISSLIQRDAQGITLGIDTTTENQGILPIQDSSVMKLAQFPNAQVPNTETNPETEQMEKPAELSEPEPEPEANPSETPEPPEIVAPEPDVLVPEPEIIIDGIPAAPANAVQPIAPAPPFLPRAVAPPVGDIAVSNINAAASTIDLGTATLVPRLVLREAPIREVLSLLARSAGLNLAFAESDEDSGVAQFTISIDLENEPVQDAFNYILQLSGLQANRRGSTIFVGAKLPQAARNLISRTLRLNQASVQGAATFLATQGAEVQQVVIETEEIIDPETQRVVRQIERPPEIRAITSEQEDGSQGALLLKGLAVSTDDRLNSISLVGEPRQIEIATSLLKQLDARRRQVAVNVKIIDVNLAGTDAYNASFSFGINDTFVVSDGGAAAVNFGRVNPPSRDDVISGQFPNIEPFDFRAPDGDGDLFFDRQNAPFDNLVEGFSEESGTRSGFARPGFGRNNNPFQPGVIGVDRQDDGNEFTFALPSLFEFPDKFLLTLQAQIESRNAKILTDPTLVIQEGQEATVRLVQEVLTSVRTDIDLDGGVATRTITPVIEEAGLVLSINVERIDDNGFITLSTAPSITSPSGTQNFNSDNAQNEITFLSRRQLSSGLVRLRDGQTLILSGIIQDTDRTTVTKVPILGDIPLLGALFRSTEKENERSEVIILVTPQILDDTDRNGGYGYSYTPGRDARQMLNRGGFQSPGN from the coding sequence GTGAGACAGATTCAAGTATGTGGTGGAGTGTTCGCGGCTACAGCAATGGCTTTATGGGCAACACAGCCTGTAGTAGCAGCAAGCCAAGTTAGTGCCATACGGTTCAACCAGCAAGGGAGTGAACTGGAACTTAAACTTGAGACAAAAGGGGGCAATGAGCCTCCACAGATTTTTGCTGTTAACCAAGGCAATGTCTTGGTAGCTGATCTGGTTAATACCCAGCTGAGTTTGCCCCAAGGGACTAACTTCCGTGAAACTAACCCCCTACCCAATATCAGTGCCGTTGCGGTTAAGGAACTGGATGACAACCGGGTCAGGGTGACAATTCGAGGCACTGACAAACTGCCAATCAGTTCACTGATCCAAAGGGACGCTCAGGGAATTACCTTAGGCATTGACACCACTACTGAGAATCAGGGGATATTACCTATCCAAGACTCATCGGTGATGAAGCTGGCTCAATTTCCTAATGCTCAAGTTCCTAATACAGAAACTAATCCTGAAACGGAACAGATGGAGAAACCGGCGGAACTTTCGGAACCAGAACCAGAGCCAGAGGCTAACCCCTCAGAAACTCCTGAACCTCCAGAAATAGTCGCTCCTGAGCCAGATGTGCTGGTACCTGAGCCAGAAATTATTATTGATGGGATACCGGCAGCTCCAGCTAATGCGGTGCAACCAATTGCGCCAGCGCCCCCCTTCTTACCTAGAGCAGTCGCACCACCAGTGGGGGATATTGCTGTTTCCAATATTAATGCTGCTGCTAGCACTATAGATCTCGGAACAGCAACTCTAGTGCCTCGTTTAGTATTACGAGAAGCACCGATTCGAGAAGTATTGTCTCTGTTAGCTCGTTCGGCTGGACTCAATCTGGCCTTTGCTGAGTCAGATGAAGACTCAGGTGTAGCACAGTTCACCATTTCTATTGATTTAGAAAACGAACCCGTCCAAGATGCTTTCAACTATATTCTCCAGCTGTCTGGTCTTCAGGCTAACCGTCGGGGAAGCACAATTTTTGTTGGGGCAAAACTCCCTCAAGCCGCTCGTAATCTCATTAGTCGTACTCTACGGCTCAATCAAGCCAGTGTCCAAGGGGCTGCTACTTTCCTAGCCACTCAGGGAGCAGAAGTGCAACAGGTAGTAATCGAGACCGAAGAAATCATCGATCCTGAAACCCAACGAGTGGTGCGACAAATCGAACGACCCCCAGAAATTCGAGCAATTACCAGTGAGCAGGAAGATGGTAGCCAAGGGGCACTGTTGCTGAAGGGATTAGCAGTATCTACCGATGACCGACTTAATTCCATATCTCTGGTGGGTGAGCCCAGGCAAATTGAAATTGCGACGTCTTTACTCAAACAGTTGGATGCTCGTCGCCGTCAAGTGGCGGTAAATGTCAAGATTATTGATGTTAACCTAGCTGGAACTGATGCCTATAATGCCAGTTTCTCCTTTGGGATTAATGATACCTTTGTAGTCAGTGATGGCGGAGCCGCAGCTGTTAATTTCGGTAGGGTTAATCCCCCCAGTAGAGATGATGTAATTAGTGGTCAGTTTCCTAATATTGAACCATTTGATTTTCGCGCTCCAGACGGAGATGGTGATCTATTCTTTGATAGACAAAATGCTCCCTTTGATAACCTAGTTGAGGGTTTCAGTGAAGAATCTGGTACTCGATCAGGCTTCGCACGTCCCGGCTTTGGTCGAAATAATAATCCATTCCAGCCAGGTGTGATAGGTGTCGATCGTCAAGATGATGGAAACGAGTTTACGTTTGCCCTTCCTTCTCTATTCGAGTTCCCTGATAAGTTTTTATTAACCTTGCAGGCTCAGATAGAGAGCAGAAACGCCAAGATTCTGACCGACCCTACTCTAGTGATCCAAGAAGGACAGGAAGCTACTGTCCGGTTGGTTCAGGAGGTACTGACTAGTGTGAGGACAGATATAGACTTAGATGGTGGTGTGGCCACTAGAACCATAACCCCCGTGATTGAAGAGGCTGGTTTAGTGCTATCGATCAATGTTGAGAGAATTGACGACAATGGTTTTATCACCTTATCTACAGCTCCCTCGATCACATCTCCCTCGGGAACTCAAAACTTTAACAGTGATAATGCACAAAACGAAATCACCTTCCTTAGTCGCCGACAACTGAGCTCTGGTCTAGTTCGTCTGCGGGATGGTCAGACGTTAATTCTATCTGGCATTATTCAGGACACTGACCGCACAACCGTAACGAAGGTGCCAATTTTGGGTGATATTCCCTTACTTGGTGCTCTGTTCAGAAGTACCGAGAAGGAAAATGAGCGTAGTGAAGTGATTATCCTGGTGACCCCTCAAATTCTGGATGACACAGACCGCAATGGTGGGTATGGTTACAGCTATACTCCTGGACGGGATGCCCGTCAAATGTTAAACCGGGGAGGGTTTCAGTCTCCAGGTAACTAA
- a CDS encoding HU family DNA-binding protein, translating to MNKGELVDKVAERATVTKKQADAVLTATIETIMEAVSEGDKVTLVGFGSFESRERKAREGRNPKTGEKMEIPATKVPAFSAGKVFKERVAPPKE from the coding sequence ATGAATAAGGGTGAATTAGTTGATAAAGTGGCGGAAAGAGCTACTGTAACCAAAAAACAAGCCGATGCAGTACTAACTGCTACCATAGAAACGATTATGGAAGCAGTGTCTGAGGGTGATAAAGTCACCTTAGTGGGCTTTGGTTCCTTTGAATCCCGGGAGCGTAAGGCTCGTGAGGGCCGCAATCCCAAAACCGGTGAAAAGATGGAAATTCCGGCAACTAAGGTTCCAGCCTTTTCTGCTGGTAAGGTTTTTAAAGAGAGAGTTGCACCACCGAAGGAGTAA